A window from Triticum aestivum cultivar Chinese Spring chromosome 6D, IWGSC CS RefSeq v2.1, whole genome shotgun sequence encodes these proteins:
- the LOC123142050 gene encoding uncharacterized protein, translated as MANPSTSLRSSCAAPGGCKPKLTCLCSPTNHPGSFRCSRHRSPLSSSGRVSQQVASTSGASATGRGEGIIRSSSVGSGGRTAKGRSILRAHLLGLVSPPSSGGNDHRRCRDFKPRPSRLGRLAVTV; from the coding sequence ATGGCGAACCCATCCACGAGCTTGAGGTCATCGTGCGCGGCTCCCGGTGGCTGTAAGCCTAAGCTCACCTGCCTCTGCTCGCCGACCAACCACCCGGGCTCCTTCCGCTGCAGTCGCCACCGGAGCCCGCTGTCGTCGTCAGGCCGCGTCTCGCAGCAGGTCGCGTCAACGTCGGGCGCAAGCGCGACGGGGCGCGGCGAGGGGATCATCAGGAGCAGCAGCGTCGGCTCGGGCGGCAGGACCGCCAAGGGCCGGTCCATCCTGCGCGCGCACCTGCTGGGGCTGGTCAGCCCCCCGTCCTCCGGCGGCAACGACCACCGCCGCTGCCGCGACTTCAAGCCCCGACCGTCCAGGCTGGGCCGCCTCGCCGTGACCGTGTGA